Part of the Paenibacillus sp. YPG26 genome, CTACGATTGTACCGAGGACAATCAGCGTATAATTCGTCAGCTCTTTACGATTAGGCCAGCGAACTTTTTTAAGCTCAGCCCAGCTTTCAGAGAAAAAAGAAAACATCGACTTGAAACTACGTTTCATCCGCACCTACACCTCCAAAGACTATCTGGTTTCGCGATGAGGAAATTGCTCGTTACAGAACTTGCAAAATTTCTTCATCTCCATGCGGTCGGGGTGGTTACGCTTGTTTTTCGTTGTCGTGTAGTTTCTTTGTTTGCAGTTCGTACAAGCCAACGTGATAATTACCCGCATGATGTGCACCTCCCGAAGACATTCTTTCTTACAGAAGTCTCTATATTGATCCCGACATAGTCGGGCCGTTCAGAGAGGCCTAAGGTCGCTCCGCCTCATCCGAAATCCAGGAAAAATCAAGCAAATGCCTAAATCTCCTTAATTCAAAAAAAGCAAGCGCGAAATTTGGCCTACCTAAAACACTTTATCATAAGGGTATAGCCGTGTCAATGAAAGAATGGCCTTGTTCCTGTGCGGATCCTGCCTGCCGATATTGTTCTTTTTCACTCTGAAGCCACTTCCCACTCATGTCTCAGTATGAACCCTTGTCCCTACCTCTAAACATCCTGATTACGAATCTAGCTCAGCGAATTGAAGGTAGAAAGCCAATATCCCCTAGATTAAGAGTGAAAAGAAAAAAAGACTCCATCATGAGTCCTTTCTCTACTTGCTGCTATAGTTCGTCGCGAACTTCTAAATATCGTTCAAGCTTCCGCTTAACACGCTGAAGAGCGTTATCTATTGATTTCACATGCCGTCTAAGATCGACCGCAATTTCCTGATAAGATCTTCCGTCCAGATAGAGCATCAGTACCTTACGCTCCAGGTCACTGAGGATTTCGGACATCTTGTCTTCCAGTCCAACAAACTCTTCTTGATTGATAATAAGTTCTTCAGGATCAGACACCTGCGTGCCGCATATTACATCCAGCAGAGTACGATCGGAGTCCTCGTCATAGATAGGCTTGTCCAAAGATACGTACGAATTGAGAGGAATATGCTTCTGCCTGGTGGCTGTCTTGATCGCAGTTATAATCTGCCTGGTAATACATAGCTCGGCGAAAGCCTTAAAGGAAGCAAGCTTATCACCCTTGAAGTCTCTGATCGATTTATAAAGACCGATCATGCCTTCCTGAATAATATCCTCCCGGTCAGCTCCTATTAGGAAATAGGATCTTGCCTTGGCTCTGACGAAACTGCGATACTTATTGATCAAGTACTCCAGTGCTTCGCTGTCGCCTTCCCGGACTGCCTCGACAATGTCTTCATCACTTTGAATCTCATAGTCAAATTTCATCATTACTTTGAGGTCGACACTCAACACAATCCCTCCGGCTGCAACGCACAGTGCCCCGTCACTTCAATCAAGTATACGATCAGTATATATGATGGGGTGTAACAGCGTCAACCACATAAGTCCTAAATTTTGTAAAGTCGAACTTTGTCAAGAGCTATTGGAAGCATATCGGAATGTGCCTTTCTACTCTCTACGCCAACGTTCGAACATCTTTTTCACTTCAGGACTAAGCTTTCCTCCAAGCGTATTCCGGCTTGAATTCATGCGATCCTCGGCAATTTTCGACTGAATCTCCCGCTCAATCTGTTCCACCTGGGTCAATAATTCCCTTGCCGGAATACGCAAGGCGCCCTGACCGAAGATCACATGCTGTTCAACTAGGTCACTAGTCGCAACATATATCTGGCGACGCCGGTGGCTAAGCTCGCGTACGAGCCGCTCTATACACTCATCGGCAGTTTCTTTTTCACTTGTGAAGTAGATCTGTATCTTATTCTGTGCAAAAGATTTGCCATGCCCCGGTACCCGGTAAGCATCAAAAACAGCGATCACATGCCTGCCGGTATAAGCCTGATAATCCGCCAGTCTCTCCAGCAGTCTGTCCCTGGCTTCCTGCAGCCCAATCTTGGACAGCTTGGTCAGCTCCGGCCAATCTCCGATCATGTTGTATCCATCTACAAGGAGAACATCCCGCATCTCCTCCATCATGAGCCTATCCCTGACTCTTGCGTCTGCGAAGAGTCTCGTACATGATTACACCCGCGGCAACGGATGCATTGAGCGAATTAAGCCGGCCAACCATTGGCAGCTTAAGAAGAACGTCACATTTTTCCCGGATCAGTCGGCCCATGCCCTTATTCTCGTTCCCAATCACAATGGCTACAGGCCCGGTAAATACGCCGTTATCATAAATTTCCTCTTTGGCAGTAACATCCGTTCCAACAATCCATACTCCCGCTTCCTTCAGCTGCTCCATAGTCTGGGCCAAATTTGTTACCCGGGCCACAGGCACATACTCCACTGCGCCCGCTGAGGTCTTGGACACTGTTGAAGTTATTGATGCGGACCGCCGCTTCGGAATGATTACTCCATGGACGCCCGTACATTCAGCCGTACGAAGAATAGAACCCAGGTTATGAGGGTCTTCAATCTCATCGAGCAGGAGTAAAAAAGGAGCTTCTTCCTTCTCCGCGGCTCTCGCGAGAAGGTCTTCCACCTCGGCATACGCATACGGAGCCACCTGGGCTGCAACGCCTTGATGCTGCAAATCCGGCACCATTTGATCCAGCTTACGTCTGTCCACATGTTGAACGACAATGCCATTCTTTTTGGCTTCGGCAATAATAGGCTGTGTCAAGTGCTTCTGA contains:
- a CDS encoding NYN domain-containing protein — translated: MEEMRDVLLVDGYNMIGDWPELTKLSKIGLQEARDRLLERLADYQAYTGRHVIAVFDAYRVPGHGKSFAQNKIQIYFTSEKETADECIERLVRELSHRRRQIYVATSDLVEQHVIFGQGALRIPARELLTQVEQIEREIQSKIAEDRMNSSRNTLGGKLSPEVKKMFERWRRE
- the rpmG gene encoding 50S ribosomal protein L33; translation: MRVIITLACTNCKQRNYTTTKNKRNHPDRMEMKKFCKFCNEQFPHRETR
- the rlmB gene encoding 23S rRNA (guanosine(2251)-2'-O)-methyltransferase RlmB — its product is MDNTNEDWIGGKHSLLEALRAGRTINKILIAEGAQKHLTQPIIAEAKKNGIVVQHVDRRKLDQMVPDLQHQGVAAQVAPYAYAEVEDLLARAAEKEEAPFLLLLDEIEDPHNLGSILRTAECTGVHGVIIPKRRSASITSTVSKTSAGAVEYVPVARVTNLAQTMEQLKEAGVWIVGTDVTAKEEIYDNGVFTGPVAIVIGNENKGMGRLIREKCDVLLKLPMVGRLNSLNASVAAGVIMYETLRRRKSQG
- the sigH gene encoding RNA polymerase sporulation sigma factor SigH, giving the protein MSVDLKVMMKFDYEIQSDEDIVEAVREGDSEALEYLINKYRSFVRAKARSYFLIGADREDIIQEGMIGLYKSIRDFKGDKLASFKAFAELCITRQIITAIKTATRQKHIPLNSYVSLDKPIYDEDSDRTLLDVICGTQVSDPEELIINQEEFVGLEDKMSEILSDLERKVLMLYLDGRSYQEIAVDLRRHVKSIDNALQRVKRKLERYLEVRDEL
- the secE gene encoding preprotein translocase subunit SecE, whose amino-acid sequence is MKRSFKSMFSFFSESWAELKKVRWPNRKELTNYTLIVLGTIVVVAIYFWVLDIGISAVINAII